The sequence CATACATTTACTCCCAACATTATATAACCCCAACCATGCCGCTTCGTTCGTTCCCTACTTtttcatctatatatatattgccaACATACAGAAACTCCCTCAACGAGCACAGAAcatcacacaaaaaaaaaaatgtccgCCTGCAGCAAAATTCGCTACATCGTTCGGCTCCGCCAAATGCTTCTGAGGTGGAGAAAGAAGGCGGCAATGGCGGCCAAACGGGCCCCTTCGGATGTGCCTTCTGGTCATGTGGCCGTGACCGTGGGCTCGAATTATAAACGGTTCGTGGTACGAACCACATACTTGAATCATCCCGTGTTTAAGAAACTATTAGTCGAGGCAGAGGAAGAGTACGGGTTCACCAACACTGGCCCATTAGCCATTCCATGCGATGAGTCACGTTTCGAGGAAATTCTTCAATACCTAGCTCGAACCGAGTCGAATAGTAGCAAATCAGCCCGTTTCACGAGCTTTGAAGAGGTCCAAGGGAACTGCCATTTGGGCTTCCGAAGTAATCTTGACTTTTGGGCTGATTCACGTCCCCTTCTGCATTAAGTTGCTAATTTATTTTCGACTAAAAATAGATTTGGAAAATTCATATTCCACTTTTCTGAACTCGGGTCGACCCGTTCGAGTTAGCTCAAGTTTCCAAAAGTGGGGTTTTAGCAGACAAAATTTTTTCCCACCATTTTTTCACATAATTTTGTAATTCTTTTAAGTTATAATCGTACGTATGAATTGGGGTTGTGGGTCATTAAAGAGCTGAGCGATGGCAAGTAGGTGGTCGAGTTACCACCAAGTCGTCCCGGATTCGAGCCAAATCAAGTCAACAACCAAGATCAACCATGGCcgataaaaaataaagaagtgATATGCATGATTGAGTAGTTTTTCATTTCTTGTATATAAAATTGTGATTCCTATCATTTAGTGGAAATTAATGAAAGGGATTCGAGAAAATGTATACCATGTTCATGAAGATTTTACAAACACAGATTATAGTTTCAGTTGATgttgaataaattattaaatttaagccAACAGTTCATATTAATTATTGACTGGCGTAACATGCTAGGGCCAATGGGTATGATATGTAACAACCCACGTGAAGGAAGTGGCAGCAtcatattaaaaatgttaatgcTTTTAATTTTTCGGGGTTccatttttctttattatttgtgTCACCTAATGTTTGATTTCACCTAACGCCATGTTACTAGTTACGCCTTTAAGAGCTTTTCCTTAACTCATTTTGTCAAAAAttatctctcaaaattttttaaaatagcaAAAAATTAGGACAATATTGGCTTCAATATTACAATTCATCTTACACATAATCCATTtactatataaaatttattcttaACAAGCacaaatgtatatatattgtgtATCGAAGTTGGCCCTGTGATCAAATTTCTATATACATCTTGATGAAATGACCTTTTATATTATTTGACAACGTTAATTTACGTAGGACACAAATGCTTAATTGggaaaaaaatgtataattatAAATCAAGTTCGGTATTTTTTGTCAGattagatatttgaaattatgggaGTTTTTCAATCACTAAAAAAAAGAGATTGGGCTTAAAAACTGTTTCTTAAACCTAGATTATATGTTAGCTTAtgttgaatttaattaaaagacaAAAGATAGTGAGACGATGATTATGCTTCTACAAAAATGATTCTAATATCAATTTAGTATTATaatcaattatttatcaaacaatGTCTGATTctgattttaaacttttcatttttgttttcaactACTActcattttttactttttcacacatatttacaatttataaatttaataccATAATCTACTGCAAACGCTCATAAATCTTGTGTCCGATTctattttctgaattttaattTGTGTAGTAAATGTAAACTAGGTAGCCAACAAATAGTAAGTACAAAATCTTTCTCAGGCAGGAATAACATCTTTGGGTCGATTACGtgatatatttattattcataTAAGAGAAAATTTACGAGTTTGATGCGTATAATTTTAAGATGTATGCGAAACAAAATTTTCGTATGACACAAAATTTATTGACCATAACGACTTTATTCTCGCCAATTGTagtcatataatatataatgcgacgatgataaaattttaaatacattagATAAAACTATAAATAACAGAAAAGAAATTGAAATTAGTAATAACTTGACAATTTTTTGCTCATGATGACGTCAACCATTATCATGTGCCCATGTTAATTACTCTATTGATTTCCTTGTTCTGAGGATCAGGTGGTGGATTCCGTATAGTTAGGAAGGGCAATTGGAGACTGCAGGCCAgatgatttaatatattaatttgaaggattaaatttataatatataaaataattataatttaattttttaaaagatttttttacgTGTCCACCCTATTTATggttctttcttatttttctaaataaaaaacatggcaataatttttttaaacataaaactAAGTTAAAGAATACAACAATTTTCATTGggataattaacaaatataattaattattgatattttattgatGAACCATTGGAGCTATAGTAAGTAATGCATTTTATATAGTAAGTAATGCAAGGGAAATTAAATCATAATTTGACTTTGATTTTATAATCAAACCAATTCAATAATGCCTCATAGATTAGTTAATTCAGTAATCATTATTGGTTCCATAAAAGAATCTGCATTCACAAGCATAACCGAACTCACTCCATTTTAATAATGGGGATTTATAACATAGAATAAAACaatctatttattttaattattatgctacattttaaataaattaaatttacattttataacgggaaaattgtaattttgagcGTATATGCATGTTTGTTTCTTTGtgatttagttatttttattatcaaattcagCTTTATACCAatatgtttcaatttttttttgtaattttagtcattttttaatAGAAGAGCATATGTAAAGATGTATACGTCAATGTCACGTCATCACTGTATTGATATCACATCATCTTCACGTCagaaaaaatactatttttgttttaaaaaaagtagATTTAGACTTAGTTTGATAGTGTAAAGGaccaaaatcatataaaaatacaattttatgtttACTATATtggtaaatttaattaattattttatatttgatgaaTAATGTCATAGATCTTCCCCTTGGGTTTAGTGTGgtccatataaaaaaataagagattAATTTGAATGGTCaaaatatgacatgatttgatcAGAACACATGGTCGTCAGTAAACAtgtactttttttttctcttaatTTCTTAAAATGACATGTTTTTGCTTTAAATCCTACTTATGCAGAGGAATCTTACAAACGACCTAAGTTATGGTAtgtaaatttatattatgatccattaataaataaactaaaaaaaagCAGGCAAAGTTTAATTTCATTTCACATAactttctaaaaaatatttcgtggATAAAACTGGTTGAATTAATTAGTGTTTGTCAATGGCATGGAGTTTTGGACAAAGAATGGGAATGAAGTGAAgatctaatttaaaaatatcggGCCCAACACAAATCTAATGCGGtccaaaattttgattaagACATTAGTTTGTACTTTTAAGCCCAAACattttatattccaaaatattgccCCATTTTATTCCAAGGAATAATAGTAAGGTGTTACTCAAAGCCAAATTCTTCTCGACCACTTCGCAGTAGCATTTGAAATTCTGGGCTGCTCAAGAATGAAATAGGAACAATATATCTGCTCCTGTTATCTCCTACATACACTGCTTCCGGCACGTCCAATGGTAGCCATTCTTCATTTTCATTCCCTTTCTTCTTCGATAATTTCGAACATTTCTGTAAAATTTGCTTCACGATCGTAGTTTGCGACATTTTGTTTGAATTTCTGATGTCCATTTTTTTAAAGGAATTTGATTGATTTTGACTAAAAGAATTACAAGAAAGGATTACTCGATCGAAAGTAATCAAACTCTAGTTATTGGATGTTTTTGGAGTATGAAATTAAGTGTGGGAAAGAATAATGATAGCAGTGATATGTATAGACATGAGAAgtttaaattttggaaaaattacTCCCTTCATCCTAATTATATTGCTCACGTTTCTTTTTTTACCTGTCCCAAatatataatcaactttctatatTTAATAATCTATTTACTAATATACTCTTATATATTTAAAGtgtatattttaattgtattcAGTTTGATttctcaatatcaataataagaGTGTATTAGAAAATTTGTCTAcataattttgttttcttctaatATCATTAAATAGGTATGAATAAGAGGATTGACGGGACCATAACTCGAGAAATGGAAGCATCTCCATGTGAAAATTTGTCATGTGCTTGTCTATTTGTGTCCGTATTAAAAGGACGTTTGACGTTCTGCTCAAATATAGACTaactttgaatttatttgaCTTTCTGTCCAATTTCAACGAAGTGCTGACGTGAGATCCGAACAATGTCGACGTTGCATAATAAATCGATGACGTGTCATCAGAAAATGCTGACATCATGACATCAAAAATTTCTGACTTGTATGATGTCATGTCAGCACTTGGACCAAAATagataacaattaaaaattagtgtatcaaaattaaaatttcaaacttaGTTGACGAAAAACCTAAATTCCACAAGTTAATGAAACAAATGAATCATTCTCCTATGGATGTAATCGAGTCGAGCCAAgccgaactcttgaatgtttgagcttggttcgtttataatcgaaccgagctcgagctttatttaacgaatatatgcatgactcacgagcttattcaagcctttatcgagcctaaacaagcttaataaatatgaattatacatataaattttcattaaattaattaaaaattaaattatatatttaaagaaaaatatattattcttattaaaatttgtaaatttattataataaataaatttaatagacttttctatatatttcataaataatatgtaaaatcaataaatcaaatatcaaaactattattttttcatctaaaagattactcatgaacttaccaacgaacatgttcacgagctaacgagccgaATACTGTAAAGCAtgagtttggtttgtttatcttaacgagccTCATTAAACGAGCTCAAACGAGATTTTATCGAATCAACTTCGAATAGTTGACAAACGgtttggttcgtttacatcTTTACATTCTCCTGAAACAATTTTGGGTAGTTGAAAACAACACTTCACCACCTACCCCAACATTGTTCTAAATGACATTTTATGTATCAACATCGGAATTAATGGCAGAAAGGTcggtttttttgtttatttataaaattacaattttagtcaGGTAAATTGACATGTATTAGGTTTTAGTCATGTAACTTATGAATGTTTTGTTTTCATACAGTAACTTGggtttttt comes from Primulina huaijiensis isolate GDHJ02 chromosome 2, ASM1229523v2, whole genome shotgun sequence and encodes:
- the LOC140958369 gene encoding auxin-induced protein X15-like → MAAKRAPSDVPSGHVAVTVGSNYKRFVVRTTYLNHPVFKKLLVEAEEEYGFTNTGPLAIPCDESRFEEILQYLARTESNSSKSARFTSFEEVQGNCHLGFRSNLDFWADSRPLLH